CTAGTCCTAAATTAGGAGAAATTCGGGGACGGTTACGCAGTCTTAGAGATCGGATTTATGATATTCTTCAAAGCATTATTCAACGCAAATCTAACGCTGTTCAAGAACAGTTAATTACCCAACGCAGCGATCGCTATGTAATCCCCGTTAAAGCATCACAAAAAGATGTAATTCCAGGGATTGTTCATGATACCTCAACAACGGGTGCAACCCTCTATATTGAACCCAAAGCCACGATTGATCTGAATAATCAACTCAGACAAATTCAACGGCAAGAAAAAGCCGAAGAAGAAATTATTTTACAGGCTTTAAGTGAACAAGTCGGGGCAGTTAAACCCGATTTAGAACGCTTATTAATGATTGTAACAACCCTCGATTTAGCCGTTGCTAAAGCGCGTTATAGCCTATGGTTAGAAGCAAATCCCCCCTCATTTATTGATTTAGAATCTTCAGAAAATTCAACTCCCGAATCGATCACATTGCGACAACTTCGTCATCCTTTATTAGTGTGGCAACAACAGCAGGAACAAGGATTTCCCGTTGTTCCCATTGATGTAATGATCCATCCTAAAATCAGAGTTGTAGCGATTACAGGCCCTAATACTGGGGGCAAAACCGTTACCTTAAAAACCATTGGATTAGCCGCATTAATGGCAAAAGTGGGATTATTTATTCCGGCAAAAGAACCTGTAGAATTGCCTTGGTTTGATCAAGTTTTAGCGGATATTGGAGATGAACAATCCATCGAGCAAAGTTTATCCACTTTTTCCGGTCATATTCGTCGAATTAGTCGGATTTTAGCCGCCATTAATCCTCAAGGTGAAAATCAAGAAAATCCTCGATCTTCGAGTTTAATTCTACTCGATGAAGTCGGCGCGGGAACCGATCCAACGGAAGGTAGTGCTTTAGCGATCGCCCTCTTACAATATTTAGCAGATCATGCCTTATTAACGATTGCAACCACTCACTTTGGGGAACTAAAATCGTTAAAATATGAAGATGAACGGTTTGAAAATGCCTCCGTTGAATTTGATGAACAATCCTTACAACCCACCTATCGATTATTATGGGGAATTCCAGGGCGTTCTAATGCTTTAACCATTGCTAAACGCTTAGGATTAAACCCAGAAATTGTAGACCAAGCGGCGGGTTATGTCGGGGAAAGTTCGGAGGAAGTTAATCAAGTTATTGCAGGCTTAGAAGCTCAACGTCGTCAACAGGAAACCAAAGCTCA
Above is a window of Planktothrix serta PCC 8927 DNA encoding:
- a CDS encoding endonuclease MutS2 encodes the protein MIQTETLELLEWERLCRHLSTFTATKLAAVAAQHLHIPTTPQQTLQLLAQTQETYKLELRQQGLKFEGIEDISVYLERVERNGMLSGNELLNIATTLAGARQLRRSIDNQSDVPILTEFVSELRTYPELEQEIHHCIDERGDVADRASPKLGEIRGRLRSLRDRIYDILQSIIQRKSNAVQEQLITQRSDRYVIPVKASQKDVIPGIVHDTSTTGATLYIEPKATIDLNNQLRQIQRQEKAEEEIILQALSEQVGAVKPDLERLLMIVTTLDLAVAKARYSLWLEANPPSFIDLESSENSTPESITLRQLRHPLLVWQQQQEQGFPVVPIDVMIHPKIRVVAITGPNTGGKTVTLKTIGLAALMAKVGLFIPAKEPVELPWFDQVLADIGDEQSIEQSLSTFSGHIRRISRILAAINPQGENQENPRSSSLILLDEVGAGTDPTEGSALAIALLQYLADHALLTIATTHFGELKSLKYEDERFENASVEFDEQSLQPTYRLLWGIPGRSNALTIAKRLGLNPEIVDQAAGYVGESSEEVNQVIAGLEAQRRQQETKAQAAGQLLKDTERLHQELAQKAANLKERERELKQVQEKAIQETLIQAKAEIAKVIRRLQQGTPTGQDTTQATEALNQIAQQYLPSRKEPPKPPPEFKPKVGDRIRIPRFGQTAEVLSEPTPDGEITVRFGIMKMTVGLAEIESLEGLKPTIPKPPERKKEPIPEKEQKQERPIVRTSKNTIDLRGKRTSEAEIELDRMLGQIHDFGAIWIIHGKGTGQLRKGVHEFLTNHPLVERFELALQNDGGIGVTIAYLRN